A DNA window from Alistipes sp. ZOR0009 contains the following coding sequences:
- a CDS encoding RagB/SusD family nutrient uptake outer membrane protein: MKKLQLLGLVTLSSLFIGCDLDIPPKGQIILEKEKDYTALLDYANLFNYDNQLAWYSSFDAGSMSSIVTGNGYLFSKACYLGLSDVDRTTDFKTTPLYTECYKRIARYNIVIDEVVKSDGDPKDKLRTRAEALVLRAYNYFVLVNTFAKPYNKATSSTDGGVLVRTAFSLEENPPQMTVEQVYHAIESDLVSALPHLGSKGKNVNHPGLAFANGVLAKVYLFKGEFDKAETAAKESLKHNSFIFDWVAWDLGPKPAPEIGYNNEENLYFGYGINSFTPLGFGIGPRLVSKYTPGDLRKDRFFWYTFSAFLPGCYAYREYYEKVNGVNVSRMIKFNIGGMKVSEVMLMLAECYARSNKVAEAMQIVNDLRKKRILPTKYADLVANNQEEAFNHVMDERSRELVLTPNNFYDIRRLEVEGRHQAVERILQDGAKVTVQSSSSIFIMPFPDDALHKSPNLKQNVEK, from the coding sequence ATGAAGAAATTACAATTATTGGGACTGGTGACCCTTTCTTCCTTGTTTATAGGATGCGATTTAGATATTCCACCCAAAGGACAGATTATCCTTGAAAAAGAGAAGGATTATACTGCTCTTCTAGACTATGCAAATTTATTCAATTATGATAACCAACTTGCTTGGTACTCCTCTTTTGACGCTGGATCAATGTCTTCAATTGTTACAGGCAATGGTTATTTATTTTCGAAAGCTTGCTATTTAGGGCTGTCTGATGTGGATCGAACAACCGACTTTAAAACTACTCCTCTTTATACGGAATGCTATAAGCGTATTGCTCGTTATAATATAGTAATCGATGAGGTTGTGAAATCTGATGGAGATCCAAAAGATAAGCTGAGAACGCGAGCAGAGGCATTAGTGCTTCGGGCCTATAACTACTTTGTATTGGTGAATACTTTTGCTAAACCTTACAACAAGGCAACATCATCGACAGATGGAGGGGTATTGGTACGAACAGCCTTTTCGCTCGAGGAGAATCCACCGCAAATGACGGTTGAACAGGTATACCACGCTATTGAAAGTGATTTGGTGAGTGCGTTGCCTCATCTTGGCTCAAAAGGAAAAAATGTTAACCATCCAGGTCTTGCATTTGCTAATGGTGTTTTAGCAAAAGTCTACCTCTTTAAGGGAGAGTTTGACAAGGCTGAAACTGCGGCAAAGGAATCGCTTAAGCACAACAGCTTCATTTTTGATTGGGTTGCTTGGGATTTAGGTCCTAAACCTGCTCCTGAAATTGGCTATAACAACGAGGAGAATCTTTACTTTGGTTATGGAATAAATAGTTTTACTCCACTGGGATTTGGTATTGGTCCACGTTTGGTTAGCAAATATACTCCAGGCGATTTACGAAAAGATCGCTTTTTCTGGTACACTTTTTCGGCTTTTTTACCTGGTTGTTACGCATATCGAGAGTATTACGAAAAGGTAAATGGGGTGAATGTCTCGCGAATGATAAAATTTAACATTGGAGGAATGAAGGTTTCTGAAGTTATGCTTATGCTCGCGGAGTGTTATGCCCGCTCGAATAAGGTGGCTGAAGCGATGCAAATTGTGAACGATTTGCGTAAAAAGCGAATTTTACCTACAAAATATGCCGATTTGGTTGCGAACAATCAGGAGGAAGCCTTTAATCATGTGATGGACGAGCGTTCGCGGGAGTTGGTGCTTACACCCAATAATTTTTACGATATACGACGCTTGGAGGTTGAAGGAAGACACCAGGCGGTAGAGCGTATCCTTCAGGATGGAGCAAAGGTAACGGTGCAGAGCAGTAGCAGCATATTTATTATGCCATTTCCTGACGATGCCCTCCATAAAAGCCCTAACCTAAAGCAAAACGTTGAAAAGTAG
- a CDS encoding TlpA family protein disulfide reductase: protein MKHILLLLLVLVGTQQGFAQEPFSSIKGTLEKKGISKICLFRTINGREDTIATTSPSADGTFGFLLKVPEAAFYTVGDKQKSYRLYLKPGDAATVLINDSLMTFVGGNTKENLALGKWQQFSQPLKKMTVYFYEGRSTYKEIFPELEKVEAKAKSFVKMNSSGNKIFDNLMNQVIRYDLDYYTLMGIYTPRVEHPNLDQYPMRVKRLIGTKDYDDDNVLKQPYGEKLLTLICTYLKVTGGSAYNSVDKQIAALGGNLSKGVLVVNVAKYFKSYKEFQEIEEKYGSLITNADLKGFMEKIRLSLIDYKEGTPAYNFTYADTSGRNVSLSDFKGKVVLVDVWATWCGPCKKELPSLNALEQEYEGKDVVFISVSTDSKKDLEKWKAFVKEHHLGGVQLFAGENSTLSKDYRINGIPRFMLFDKKGAIVTVDAPRPSNPDLKYLINNQLSK from the coding sequence ATGAAACATATATTACTATTACTGTTGGTTTTAGTAGGCACCCAACAGGGCTTTGCGCAGGAACCTTTTTCATCTATTAAAGGAACCCTCGAAAAAAAAGGTATTTCGAAAATATGCCTATTTAGGACGATAAATGGGCGTGAAGACACCATTGCTACGACGAGCCCTTCGGCCGATGGAACTTTTGGGTTTCTACTTAAAGTGCCAGAGGCGGCATTTTACACGGTTGGAGATAAGCAAAAATCCTATCGACTTTACCTTAAACCGGGAGACGCTGCAACTGTTCTTATTAACGATTCGCTAATGACTTTTGTTGGGGGTAATACTAAAGAGAACTTGGCGCTTGGGAAATGGCAGCAGTTTAGCCAGCCGTTGAAAAAAATGACTGTTTATTTCTATGAAGGACGATCAACATATAAGGAAATATTTCCGGAGTTAGAGAAAGTTGAGGCAAAGGCAAAGTCTTTCGTAAAAATGAATAGTTCTGGGAATAAAATATTTGATAACCTTATGAATCAAGTTATCAGATATGATTTAGACTACTATACGCTGATGGGGATATACACCCCTAGGGTAGAGCATCCGAATTTAGATCAGTATCCGATGCGTGTAAAAAGACTTATTGGCACGAAGGATTATGATGACGATAATGTGTTGAAGCAACCTTATGGCGAAAAACTTCTTACCTTGATCTGTACCTACTTGAAGGTTACTGGAGGCTCGGCCTATAATAGTGTTGACAAGCAGATTGCTGCACTAGGAGGGAATCTATCTAAAGGGGTATTGGTGGTGAATGTTGCTAAATACTTTAAATCTTATAAAGAGTTTCAGGAGATCGAGGAAAAATATGGTTCTTTGATTACCAATGCCGATTTAAAGGGGTTTATGGAAAAAATTCGTCTGTCGTTAATAGATTATAAAGAAGGAACTCCTGCTTACAACTTTACGTATGCCGATACTTCCGGTCGGAATGTATCTCTAAGCGATTTTAAAGGGAAGGTTGTGCTTGTAGATGTGTGGGCTACTTGGTGTGGTCCTTGTAAAAAGGAATTACCTTCACTTAATGCTTTAGAGCAGGAGTATGAGGGGAAAGACGTCGTTTTTATAAGTGTTTCAACAGATAGCAAGAAGGATCTTGAAAAGTGGAAGGCTTTTGTTAAGGAGCACCATTTGGGCGGTGTTCAGCTTTTTGCAGGCGAAAATTCTACGCTTTCAAAAGACTATCGAATCAATGGTATTCCTCGATTTATGCTTTTTGATAAAAAGGGGGCAATTGTTACGGTAGATGCACCTAGGCCTTCTAACCCTGATCTTAAATATTTGATTAATAATCAACTTAGCAAGTAA
- a CDS encoding peroxiredoxin family protein, with protein MLILLIRTFGAFVLVFGTFFASFAQKGTSTIRGTVANLSVRYVYVEISQEKRTIVDSIEVEGGIFEKKYAADSILQLMVSLDRPLSLLSELSKQGKKVDLSAYYPNLGNESSPTQAVLRPILDEMIPKPLERKLHIFIKPGEDINLKVPMTGISNAEVQGSTDVVKYVAFLQIINPLEQQLELVEREFKTYEGELSIGLIAQFDDRLTALKRQMSTEAFNFVKANPTSPYIYAISWEYISQDIKLLAEVCKILEEKKGLTKEGISLKRNLLRYSKAPEGSVVPDFTATDSKGNSVTLSQLKGTVVLVEFWASWCAPCRAENPYLAYINERYKDKGFVLVSFSLDNKKESWFDAMDKDKMTWINVSDLEGIKSAIASKYGVRGIPANYLICDGKIVAVNLRKQLLNEKLQEILK; from the coding sequence ATGCTGATTTTATTGATAAGGACATTTGGTGCTTTTGTTCTCGTGTTTGGAACCTTTTTCGCAAGTTTTGCACAGAAAGGTACATCAACGATAAGAGGAACAGTTGCAAATTTATCTGTACGATATGTTTATGTCGAAATTTCTCAAGAAAAGAGAACGATTGTAGATTCCATTGAAGTTGAGGGTGGTATCTTTGAGAAGAAGTATGCTGCTGATTCTATACTACAGTTAATGGTTAGCTTAGATCGTCCGCTTTCGTTATTAAGTGAGTTAAGCAAACAGGGTAAAAAGGTCGATTTGTCGGCATACTATCCTAATCTAGGAAATGAAAGTTCTCCTACACAGGCGGTATTACGTCCAATTTTAGACGAAATGATACCAAAACCTCTCGAAAGGAAGCTGCATATTTTTATTAAACCAGGAGAAGATATTAATTTAAAAGTACCCATGACAGGCATTTCTAATGCAGAAGTGCAGGGTAGCACAGATGTGGTTAAGTATGTTGCTTTTTTACAGATAATAAATCCTTTAGAGCAGCAGCTTGAGTTGGTTGAGCGGGAGTTCAAAACCTATGAAGGCGAGCTAAGTATTGGATTAATTGCCCAATTTGATGATAGGCTGACAGCATTAAAACGGCAAATGAGTACCGAAGCCTTTAATTTTGTAAAGGCTAACCCAACCTCCCCTTATATTTATGCTATTAGTTGGGAATATATCAGCCAAGATATTAAGTTACTAGCTGAGGTTTGTAAGATTTTAGAAGAAAAAAAAGGGTTAACGAAAGAGGGTATAAGCTTGAAACGTAATTTATTGCGCTACAGCAAAGCTCCAGAAGGGAGTGTTGTACCTGATTTTACAGCCACCGATTCGAAGGGCAACTCTGTTACACTGAGTCAGTTAAAGGGAACGGTTGTTTTAGTAGAATTTTGGGCTTCATGGTGTGCTCCTTGCAGAGCAGAAAATCCTTATTTGGCTTACATTAATGAACGATACAAGGATAAAGGATTTGTTCTGGTAAGTTTTTCTCTCGATAATAAAAAGGAGAGTTGGTTTGATGCAATGGATAAGGATAAAATGACTTGGATAAATGTATCAGATCTCGAAGGAATAAAGAGTGCAATAGCCAGTAAGTATGGTGTTCGAGGTATTCCTGCTAACTATCTAATTTGTGATGGAAAGATTGTTGCCGTAAACCTTAGAAAGCAGCTCCTTAACGAAAAACTTCAAGAAATACTAAAGTAG
- a CDS encoding M16 family metallopeptidase, which translates to MKKYVFAAIAAVGGLLANSGVAQQHSDLSLPVDSKVKIGKLPNGLTYYIRKNDIPEQRAEFFIVQRVGSMLENESQQGLAHFLEHMAFNGTKNFPGDRLIKYCESIGVKFGENINAYTAFDETVYNISNVPTTRSTIIDSALLVLHDWSNCISLEDKEIDKERGVIREEWRTRNTGQNRVGSAYFKEVYPNNITGTRMPIGSIDVINSFSYQQLRDYYKKWYRPDLQAIIIVGDVEVADVEARIKSIFADISRPVNPTERTYVAVEDNQEPIVSIVTDPEVNKTSVSLMYKMHTVQFTERNSRLYYVRGIVQNFIAQMLNARFAEISQKSNPPFQGAGATYGNYIVSKTKDAWTTGASAKSGEALNALKAIVRENERMHRFGFSVSELERVKVEYLRNFENAFNEREKQKSGVFVQEYVNNFTTNEPIPGIEFEFDLVKKVLPSINVEDINRLAKSYVSDTNMVIVVTGPHKEGVYTPTKEEVLAAVADIQRENIEPYQDKVITEPLLATLPKGGKVVQSENAPFGYTKWKLSNGAKVFIKKTDFKKDQILMHAFSEGGTSLFNEKERANYSIINEVVPLGGLGGFDPMELNKVLNGKIVGISANVGSSAESLSGNTTPKDFESLMQLTFLKITQPRMDEVAFKNYVSRKRNQLEIAALNPASALSDSIRTTLYDRNPFMSKFDLEMLNKVDYARVVELYKERFANAGDFTFILTGNIDSCVVKPMVELYLGGLPSSTGTEKWKDRGVRMVKGVKTVDFEKVLSVPKSSVFVCYSGTAKYSMENSILMDFVSSILDFRYTEAIREKEGASYGVSVGASIDIKPIEQYMLQISFDTDPKLKSKMLAIVHQEIKNFIEKGPSLEDISKVREFMLKRNQDMQVENRFWLNILSLYLQNQVDFSTTYSSYIKSITPEMVKNAAKEWLDQGNIVEVIMNPKSDI; encoded by the coding sequence ATGAAAAAGTATGTATTCGCAGCAATTGCTGCGGTAGGAGGCTTATTGGCTAATAGCGGCGTTGCTCAGCAACATTCCGATCTAAGCTTACCTGTTGATTCGAAAGTTAAGATTGGCAAATTGCCTAACGGATTGACTTACTACATTAGAAAAAATGACATACCGGAGCAAAGAGCTGAGTTTTTTATTGTGCAAAGAGTGGGGTCCATGCTTGAGAATGAAAGCCAGCAGGGGCTTGCGCATTTTCTTGAGCATATGGCTTTTAATGGAACCAAAAATTTTCCGGGAGATAGGCTTATAAAGTACTGTGAATCTATTGGAGTAAAATTTGGGGAAAATATTAATGCATATACGGCTTTTGATGAAACAGTTTACAATATTTCAAATGTTCCTACCACTCGTTCTACAATAATAGATTCGGCTCTCCTTGTGTTACACGATTGGTCTAACTGTATAAGTTTAGAAGACAAAGAAATAGATAAGGAGCGTGGAGTAATCCGCGAGGAATGGCGAACACGTAACACGGGTCAGAACCGTGTTGGTAGTGCCTACTTTAAGGAGGTATATCCGAATAATATTACCGGCACTAGAATGCCGATTGGTTCTATTGATGTTATTAACAGTTTTTCATATCAGCAGCTTCGTGACTACTATAAAAAATGGTATAGGCCCGATCTTCAGGCTATTATTATTGTAGGAGATGTGGAGGTTGCCGATGTTGAGGCTAGAATTAAATCCATTTTCGCCGATATCAGCAGGCCTGTAAATCCAACCGAACGCACTTATGTCGCAGTAGAAGACAATCAGGAACCTATTGTCTCAATTGTAACAGATCCTGAAGTTAATAAAACGTCGGTGTCGTTGATGTATAAGATGCATACGGTACAATTTACAGAGCGAAATAGTAGGTTGTACTACGTCAGGGGTATTGTTCAGAATTTTATAGCCCAAATGCTGAATGCCCGTTTTGCTGAAATATCCCAGAAATCCAATCCTCCGTTTCAAGGCGCTGGGGCAACTTACGGAAATTATATTGTTTCTAAGACTAAAGATGCGTGGACAACAGGGGCTTCTGCAAAGAGTGGAGAGGCGCTAAATGCTCTTAAAGCAATTGTGCGAGAGAACGAGCGAATGCACCGTTTTGGCTTTAGCGTATCTGAACTTGAGCGTGTAAAGGTGGAGTATCTACGTAATTTTGAAAATGCGTTTAACGAGCGAGAAAAGCAAAAAAGCGGAGTTTTTGTTCAAGAATATGTAAATAACTTTACAACGAACGAACCTATTCCTGGAATAGAATTTGAATTTGACCTCGTGAAAAAGGTTTTGCCTAGTATTAATGTAGAGGATATTAATCGTCTTGCTAAGTCTTATGTCTCCGATACTAATATGGTAATAGTCGTAACAGGGCCCCATAAAGAGGGAGTTTATACCCCTACGAAGGAAGAAGTTCTTGCTGCAGTTGCCGATATACAGAGAGAAAATATAGAACCTTATCAGGACAAGGTGATTACGGAACCTTTATTAGCAACTTTGCCCAAAGGTGGAAAGGTAGTGCAATCCGAAAATGCCCCGTTTGGCTACACAAAGTGGAAGTTATCCAACGGTGCTAAAGTTTTTATAAAAAAAACAGACTTTAAAAAGGATCAAATACTAATGCATGCTTTTTCGGAAGGAGGAACGTCCTTGTTTAATGAAAAGGAAAGAGCAAACTACAGCATTATAAATGAGGTGGTGCCTCTCGGAGGGCTTGGGGGATTTGATCCAATGGAGTTGAATAAGGTTCTTAACGGAAAAATTGTAGGGATAAGTGCTAACGTGGGCAGTAGTGCAGAGTCTCTTTCTGGTAATACTACGCCCAAAGATTTTGAGTCACTTATGCAGCTTACCTTTCTTAAGATCACCCAACCAAGAATGGATGAAGTGGCATTTAAGAACTATGTGTCAAGAAAGAGAAATCAGCTGGAGATCGCAGCTCTTAATCCAGCATCTGCTCTTTCGGATTCTATTCGAACAACCCTCTATGATCGTAACCCATTCATGTCGAAATTTGATCTAGAGATGCTCAATAAAGTAGATTATGCGAGGGTGGTAGAACTCTATAAGGAGCGCTTTGCCAATGCAGGAGACTTTACTTTTATACTTACAGGCAACATTGATTCCTGTGTCGTAAAACCGATGGTGGAACTCTACCTCGGAGGTTTACCAAGTTCGACGGGAACTGAAAAATGGAAAGACCGAGGAGTAAGAATGGTGAAAGGAGTTAAAACCGTTGATTTTGAAAAGGTGTTAAGCGTTCCCAAATCAAGTGTTTTTGTTTGTTACTCTGGAACGGCAAAGTATTCGATGGAGAATAGTATTTTGATGGATTTTGTTTCTTCAATACTTGATTTCAGGTACACTGAAGCAATCAGAGAGAAGGAGGGGGCCTCTTACGGAGTATCTGTAGGTGCTTCTATAGATATTAAGCCAATCGAGCAGTACATGCTTCAAATTTCATTTGATACCGATCCGAAGTTAAAGTCAAAGATGCTTGCCATTGTCCATCAAGAAATCAAGAATTTTATAGAGAAAGGTCCTTCACTTGAGGATATCAGTAAAGTAAGGGAGTTTATGCTGAAAAGAAATCAGGATATGCAGGTAGAAAACCGTTTTTGGTTGAATATTCTCTCTTTGTATCTCCAAAATCAGGTGGATTTTTCAACAACGTATTCTTCATATATTAAGAGTATTACACCTGAAATGGTTAAAAATGCTGCAAAAGAGTGGTTAGATCAGGGGAATATTG